In Ammospiza caudacuta isolate bAmmCau1 chromosome 2, bAmmCau1.pri, whole genome shotgun sequence, a genomic segment contains:
- the CHD4 gene encoding chromodomain-helicase-DNA-binding protein 4 isoform X10 — protein sequence MASGIGSPSPCSGGSDDDEMEILLNNAIPQHPEPEEEPEEELLSEADTPKIKKKKKPKKLKEPKVPKLSKRQKKELGDSSGEGNEFVEEEEEVLRSDSEGSDYTPGKKKKKKLGPKKEKKNKAKRKEEEEEEEEDDDSKEPKSSAQLLEDWGMEDIDHIFTEEDYRTLTNYKAFSQFVRPLIAAKNPKIAVSKMMMVLGAKWREFSTNNPFKGSSGASVAAAAAAAVAVVESMVTNVDAVLPQPPVDVPLRKAKTKEGKGPNARRKPKASPRIPDIKKPKTKKVAPLKIKLGGFGSKRKRSSSEDDDLDVESDFDDASINSYSVSDGSTSRSSRSRKKLKAGKKKKKGEEDSTVAVDGYETDHQDYCEVCQQGGEIILCDTCPRAYHMVCLDPDMEKAPEGKWSCPHCEKEGIQWEAKEDNSEGEEILEDVVGDAEEEDDHHMEFCRVCKDGGELLCCDACPSSYHIHCLNPPLPEIPNGEWLCPRCTCPALKGKVQKILIWKWGQPPVGPAPPRPPDADPNAPPPKPLEGRPERQFFVKWQGMSYWHCSWVSELQLELHCQVMFRNYQRKNDMDEPPSGDFGGEEEKSRKRKNKDPKYAEMEERFYRYGIKPEWMMIHRILNHSVDKKGNVHYLIKWRDLPYDQASWESEDVDIQDYDLYKQAYWNHRELMRGEEGRPGKKLKKVKMRKLERPPETPTVDPTVKYDRQPEYLDVTGGTLHPYQLEGLNWLRFSWAQGTDTILADEMGLGKTVQTAVFLYSLYKEGHSKGPFLVSAPLSTIINWEREFEMWAPDMYVVTYVGDKDSRAIIRENEFTFEDNAIRGGKKASRMKFFRVLNGYSLQHKLLLTGTPLQNNLEELFHLLNFLTPERFHNLEGFLEEFADIAKEDQIKKLHDMLGPHMLRRLKADVFKNMPSKTELIVRVELSPMQKKYYKYILTRNFEALNARGGGNQVSLLNVVMDLKKCCNHPYLFPVAAMEAPKMPNGMYDGSALIRASGKLLLLQKMLKNLKEGGHRVLIFSQMTKMLDLLEDFLEHEGYKYERIDGGITGNMRQEAIDRFNAPGAQQFCFLLSTRAGGLGINLATADTVIIYDSDWNPHNDIQAFSRAHRIGQNKKVMIYRFVTRASVEERITQVAKKKMMLTHLVVRPGLGSKTGSMSKQELDDILKFGTEELFKDEATEGGDNKEGEDSSVIHYDDKAIERLLDRNQDETEDTELQGMNEYLSSFKVAQYVVREEEMGEEEEVEREIIKQEESVDPDYWEKLLRHHYEQQQEDLARNLGKGKRIRKQVNYNDGSQEDRGSRAVFLSDWQDDQSDNQSDYSVASEEGDEDFDERSEAARRPSRKGLRNDKDKPLPPLLARVGGNIEVLGFNARQRKAFLNAIMRYGMPPQDAFTTQWLVRDLRGKSEKEFKAYVSLFMRHLCEPGADGAETFADGVPREGLSRQHVLTRIGVMSLIRKKVQEFEHVNGRWSMPELAEIEENKKLSQPSSPSPKTPTPSTPGDTQPNTPAPVPPPEDGVKVEEGASAKEQGEPSEPEKELSASATETEAPMEQCAQPVETPPQEAKSPVNSTEVDEKKVEEMEVKERPDEPMEVESKADVEKVEDRAATENPPDPPIITLDEKDEKKDDDKRDVVMLQNGEMLKESVDERHKKAVKQRFMFNIADGGFTELHSLWQNEERAATVTKKTYEIWHRRHDYWLLAGIINHGYARWQDIQNDPRYAILNEPFKGEMNRGNFLEIKNKFLARRFKLLEQALVIEEQLRRAAYLNMSEDPSHPSMALNTRFAEVECLAESHQHLSKESMAGNKPANAVLHKVLKQLEELLSDMKADVTRLPATIARIPPVAVRLQMSERNILSRLANRSSEPPPPPPPQQVRTRSGGPAAVSSWPSAVDLSAKMK from the exons ATGGCTTCGGGCATTGGATCTCCGTCACCATGCTCAGGGGGCAGTGATGATGATGAGATGGAGATCCTGTTGAACAACGCTATCCCCCAGCATCCAG AACCTGAAGAAGAGCCAGAAGAAGAGCTTCTGTCAGAAGCTGACACTCCCAAaatcaagaagaagaagaagcccAAGAAACTGAAGGAACCCAAAGTTCCTAAGCTCAGCAAGCGTCAGAAGAAGGAG ctggggGACAGCTCTGGTGAGGGGAATGAGTTTgtagaggaagaagaagaggtTCTGCGCTCTGACAGTGAGGGCAGTGATTATACCcctgggaagaagaaaaagaagaaattaggacccaagaaggaaaagaaaaacaaagccaaacgcaaggaggaggaggaagaggaggaagaagatgatgaCTCAAAG GAGCCAAAGTCATCCGCTCAGCTCCTGGAAGATTGGGGCATGGAGGATATTGATCACATCTTCACAGAGGAGGATTACCGCACACTCACCAACTACAAAGCTTTCAGCCAGTTTGTCAG GCCACTTATTGCAGCCAAGAACCCTAAAATAGCAGTGTCGAAGATGATGATGGTCCTGGGAGCCAAATGGAGGGAGTTTAGCACCAACAACCCCTTCAAGGGAAGTTCAGGTGCatctgtggcagctgctgcagctgcagccgttGCAGTAGTCGAGAGTATGGTGACAAACGTGGATGCTGTCCTGCCGCAGCCCCCTGTAGATGTGCCACTCAGGAAAGCCAAGACAAAGGAGGGCAAAG GACCCAATGCCCGGCGGAAGCCAAAGGCCAGTCCTCGTATTCCTGATATCAAGAAACCTAAAACAAAGAAGGTGGCACCACTGAAAATCAAACTGGGAGGATTTGGTTCCAAGCGTAAAAGATCATCA AGTGAAGATGATGATCTGGATGTGGAGTCAGACTTTGATGATGCCAGCATCAACAGCTACTCTGTGTCAGACGGATCTACAAGCCGTAGTAGCCGCAGTCGCAAAAAACTCAAGgctgggaagaagaaaaagaaag GTGAGGAGGACTCCACAGTGGCTGTGGATGGCTATGAGACTGATCACCAGGACTACTGTGAGGtgtgccagcagggaggagaaATTATATTGTGTGATACCTGCCCTCGTGCCTACCACATGGTTTGCCTGGACCCAGACATGGAGAAAGCTCCAGAGGGCAAGTGGAGCTGCCCACACTGT gaaaaagaggGCATTCAGTGGGAAGCAAAGGAGGATAACTCTGAAGGTGAGGAAATCCTGGAGGATGTCGTGGGAGAtgctgaggaagaggatgacCACCATATGGAGTTCTGTAGAGTCTGCAAGGATGgaggagagctgctgtgctgtgatgCCTGTCCTTCCTCCTATCACATCCACTGTCTGAATCCCCCGCTGCCTGAGATTCCCAATGGAGAATGGCTGTGTCCTCGCTGCACT tgcccagctttgaaaggaaaggtgcagaagaTCTTGATCTGGAAATGGGGTCAGCCCCCAGTGGGCCCTGCGCCACCACGTCCGCCCGACGCCGACCCCAATGCTCCACCACCAAAGCCTCTGGAGGGTCGGCCTGAGAGGCAGTTCTTTGTCAAATGGCAGGGCATGTCCTACTGGCACTGCTCCTGGGTGTCCGAGTTGCAG CTGGAGTTGCACTGCCAGGTCATGTTTCGTAACTACCAACGCAAAAATGATATGGATGAGCCTCCCTCGGGAGACTTTGGaggggaagaagagaaaagccgaaagagaaaaaacaaggaCCCCAAATATGCTGAGATGGAGGAGCGTTTCTATCGATATGGGATCAAGCCTGAGTGGATGATGATCCACAGGATCCTTAATCATAG TGTGGATAAGAAGGGGAATGTCCACTATTTGATTAAATGGAGAGACCTACCCTATGACCAGGCATCCTGGGAAAGTGAAGATGTGGATATTCAAGATTATGACCTCTACAAGCAAGCCTACTGGAATCACAG GGAGCTGATGCGAGGTGAAGAGGGCCGGCCTGGTAAGAAGTTAAAGAAAGTGAAGATGCGGAAACTGGAGAGACCCCCTGAGACTCCCACAGTAGAT CCAACAGTGAAATATGACCGGCAACCCGAGTACCTCGATGTAACAGGGGGGACCTTGCATCCCTACCAGCTGGAAGGGCTGAATTGGCTGCGCTTCTCTTGGGCCCAGGGCACAGATACAATCTTGGCTGATGAGATGGGTCTGGGAAAGACTGTGCAGACAGCAGTGTTCCTGTATTCCTTATACAAAGAG GGCCACTCAAAGGGTCCCTTCTTGGTGAGTGCACCACTGTCCACAATCATCAACTGGGAACGAGAATTTGAGATGTGGGCCCCAGACATGTATGTAGTGACCTATGTTGGGGACAAAGACAGCCGGGCCATCATCCGTGAGAATGAGTTCACTTTTGAGGATAATGCCATACGTGGAGGCAAAAAAGCATCCAGAATGAAG TTCTTCCGTGTGCTGAATGGTTACTCCCTCCAGCACAAGCTGCTGCTTACAGGAACTCCCCTGCAGAACAACCTGGAGGAACTGTTCCACCTGCTGAACTTCCTGACACCCGAGAGATTCCA TAACTTGGAGGGCTTCCTAGAAGAGTTTGCGGATATTGCCAAGGAAGATCAGATCAAGAAGCTGCACGACATGCTGGGCCCGCATATGCTGAGGCGTCTCAAGGCTGATGTGTTCAAGAATATGCCATCTAAGACTGAGCTCATTGTCAGAGTGGAGCTGAGTCCCATGCAGAA gaaatattataaatacattttgaCAAGAAACTTTGAGGCACTGAATGCACGAGGTGGTGGTAACCAAGTCTCATTGCTCAATGTTGTTATGGATCTGAAGAAGTGCTGTAACCACCCCTACCTctttcctgtggctgctatg gaagcTCCAAAAATGCCAAATGGCATGTATGATGGTAGTGCACTTATTCGAGCCTCTGGAAAGCTGTTGCTGCTCCAGAAGATGTTAAAGAACTTGAAGGAAGGAGGTCACAGGGTGCTCATATTCTCTCAG ATGACTAAAATGTTGGACCTTCTGGAAGATTTTTTGGAACACGAAGGATACAAATATGAGCGGATTGATGGAGGAATCACAGGGAACATGCGTCAGGAGGCTATTGATCGCTTCAATG ctcctggagctcagcagttctgctttctgctttcaaCTCGAGCTGGGGGTCTTGGTATTAACTTGGCCACAGCAGATACTGTGATTATCTACGATTCAGACTGGAACCCCCACAATGATATCCAG GCCTTCAGCCGTGCGCACAGAATTGGACAGAACAAGAAGGTGATGATCTATCGCTTTGTGACAAGGGCCTCGGTGGAGGAGCGTATCACTCAGGTGGCCAAGAAGAAAATGATGCTTACTCACCTGGTAGTGAGACCAGGGTTGGGCTCCAAGACAGGCTCCATGTCCAAGCAGGAGCTTGATGACATTCTCAAATTTGGCACTGAAGAACTCTTCAAGGACGAAGCTACTGAGGGGG GGGATAACAAAGAAGGTGAGGACAGTAGCGTCATCCACTACGATGACAAAGCAATTGAGCGTCTGTTGGATCGGAACCAGGATGAAACAGAAGATACTGAACTTCAGGGCATGAATGAATATCTCAGCTCCTTCAAGGTGGCCCAGTATGTGGTTCGTGAGGAGGAGATGGGG gaggaagaggaggttgAACGGGAAATTATCAAGCAGGAGGAATCGGTAGATCCTGATTACTGGGAGAAGCTGCTCCGTCACCATTATGAGCAACAGCAGGAGGATCTGGCCAGGAATCTGGGCAAGGGCAAACGTATTCGCAAGCAAGTGAACTACAACGATGGCTCACAGGAGGATAGAG GCTCACgtgctgtttttctttcagactgGCAGGATGACCAGTCAGATAATCAGTCAGACTATTCAGTTGCTTCTGAAGAAGGGGACGAGGACTTTGATGAGAGATCTGAAG CAGCTCGTCGGCCTAGCCGCAAGGGCCTCAGAAATGACAAGGATAAGCCTCTGCCTCCATTACTGGCCCGTGTGGGAGGGAACATCGAG GTGCTGGGTTTCAACGCTCGCCAGCGGAAAGCCTTCCTCAATGCTATCATGCGCTATGGAATGCCACCTCAGGATGCCTTCACCACTCAGTGGCTTGTTCGGGACCTTCGTGGCAAGTCAGAGAAGGAGTTCAA GGCCTATGTCTCGCTGTTCATGCGCCATTTATGTGAACCTGGAGCTGATGGTGCCGAGACCTTTGCAGATGGGGTCCCACGGGAAGGTCTTTCTCGGCAGCACGTCCTTACTCGCATTGGGGTCATGTCGCTTATACGCAAAAAG GTACAGGAATTCGAGCATGTGAACGGCCGCTGGAGTATGCCAGAACTGGCAGAGATAGAGGAGAACAAGAAActgtcacagcccagctcaccCTCCCCCAAAACTCCAACTCCTTCGACACCAGGGGATACGCAGCCGAACACACCGGCCCCTGTTCCTCCCCCTG AAGATGGAGTAAAAGTAGAAGAAGGAGCTAGTGCTAAGGAGCAAGGAGAGCCTTCTGAACCAGAGAAGGAGCTCAGTGCCTCTGCTACTGAAACAGAGGCCCCTATGGAG CAGTGTGCTCAGCCTGTGGAGACACCACCCCAGGAAGCAAAATCCCCAGTGAACTCCACAGAAGTGGATGAAAAGAAAGTAGAGGAAATGGAAGTGAAGGAAAGACCAGATGAACCAATGGAAGTAGAAAGCAAAG CTGATGTGGAGAAAGTGGAAGACAGAGCAGCTACTGAGAATCCTCCTGACCCTCCCATAATCACTCTGGATGAGAAAG ATGAGAAAAAGGACGATGATAAGAGAGATGTGGTGATGCTGCAGAACGGAGAGATGCTGAAAGAGTCAGTAGATGAAAGGCACAAGAAGGCAGTAAAGCAGCGCTTCATGTTCAACATAGCAGATGGTGGTTTCACTG AACTACACTCCCTCTGGCAGAATGAGGAGCGGGCTGCCACTGTCACCAAGAAGACCTATGAGATCTGGCATCGGCGTCACGACTACTGGCTCCTAGCTGGGATTATCAA TCATGGCTATGCCCGTTGGCAGGATATTCAGAATGATCCACGTTACGCCATCCTCAATGAACCCTTCAAGGGTGAGATGAACAGGGGTAACTTCCTGGAAATAAAGAATAAGTTTTTGGCAAGGAGATTTAAG CTTCTGGAGCAAGCGCTGGTGATCGAGGAGCAGTTGCGGCGAGCTGCCTATCTGAACATGTCCGAAGACCCATCTCACCCCTCCATGGCTCTGAACACACGTTTTGCAGAGGTGGAATGCCTGGCTGAGAGCCACCAGCACCTATCCAAGGAATCGATGGCGGGGAATAAACCAGCCAATGCCGTGCTGCACAAAG TTCtgaagcagctggaggagctttTGAGTGACATGAAGGCCGATGTGACCCGTCTGCCCGCCACGATTGCCCGCATCCCCCCCGTGGCAGTGCGCCTCCAGATGTCGGAGCGCAACATCCTCAGCCGCCTGGCCAACCGCAGCAGCgagcccccgccgccgcccccgccccaaCAAGTACGTACCCGCTCTG GTGGCCCAGCAGCAGTGAGTTCCTGGCCCAGTGCTGTTGACCTTTCGGCCAAGATGAAGTGA